One genomic window of Ctenopharyngodon idella isolate HZGC_01 chromosome 18, HZGC01, whole genome shotgun sequence includes the following:
- the fosb gene encoding protein fosB isoform X4, with protein sequence MQLFWKETKGILTKTQSKTCYGDIPFSPGTVGVSVSLGSTGEMYQGFPGDPDTGSRGSSSPSLESQYLSSVESFGSPPTTSAPQECVSATGGVGVGGGSTGTGAGVDMPSSFVPTVTAITTSQDLQWMVQPTLISSVAPGQSASGSSTMTQPVALDPYDLPGPSFSSPGSFTPPSSDTPGPVRQSRSRRRARDETLTPEEEEKRRVRRERNKLAAAKCRNRRRELTDRLQSETDILEEEKAELEAEISELQKEKERLEFVLVAHQPGCKIPYQDQPPAPLPLPQPLPQTSPQAPSVSVVGLTVKEDSFYLPPAYSSHHHHHHHVPVTQPTQTHPAPAQQQQGMMQEPSAPESPLDPESPWNLD encoded by the exons ATGCAACTATTTTGGAAAGAGACTAAGGGCATCTTGACGAAGACTCAAAGTAAAACTTGTTACG GTGACATCCCGTTTTCGCCGGGCACAGTAGGTGTTTCGGTTTCTCTCGGCTCCACCGGGGAGATGTATCAGGGGTTCCCCGGAGACCCCGACACCGGCTCCCGTGGAAGCTCATCTCCTTCTCTTGAATCTCAGTACCTGTCGTCCGTGGAATCCTTCGGGAGTCCGCCCACCACCAGCGCACCGCAA GAGTGTGTATCTGCCACTGGCGGGGTAGGGGTGGGTGGAGGGTCAACCGGCACCGGGGCAGGGGTGGACATGCCCAGCTCATTTGTACCCACAGTGACGGCCATCACCACCAGCCAGGATCTGCAGTGGATGGTGCAGCCCACTCTCATCTCCTCCGTGGCACCAGGGCAAAGCGCCTCGGGCTCCAGCACCATGACGCAGCCTGTTGCCCTGGATCCTTACGACCTGCCAGGCCCAAGCTTTTCATCCCCTGGAAGCTTCACCCCACCAAGCTCTGATACTCCTGGCCCAGTGCGACAATCTCGGAGCCGCCGTCGTGCACGGGATGAAACG CTGACCcctgaggaggaggagaagagaCGTGTGAGACGAGAGAGAAATAAACTGGCCGCCGCTAAGTGTAGGAACCGACGGCGTGAGCTCACAGACAGGTTACAGTCG GAGACAGACATATTGGAGGAGGAGAAGGCCGAGCTAGAGGCCGAAATATCCGAGCTGCAAAAGGAGAAGGAGCGTCTTGAGTTCGTCCTGGTCGCCCACCAACCTGGCTGCAAAATTCCATACCAGGACCAGCCCCCCGCACCACTGCCGCTGCCGCAGCCGCTGCCGCAGACGTCCCCACAGGCGCCTTCCGTCTCCGTGGTGGGTTTGACTGTGAAGGAGGACTCTTTCTACCTGCCGCCCGCCTACTCgtcccaccaccaccaccaccaccacgtCCCGGTTACACAGCCCACGCAGACACATCCGGCCCCAGCACAACAGCAGCAAGGGATGATGCAGGAG CCTTCGGCCCCTGAGAGTCCGTTGGACCCTGAAAGCCCATGGAACCTTGACTGA
- the fosb gene encoding protein fosB isoform X2 yields the protein MYQGFPGDPDTGSRGSSSPSLESQYLSSVESFGSPPTTSAPQECVSATGGVGVGGGSTGTGAGVDMPSSFVPTVTAITTSQDLQWMVQPTLISSVAPGQSASGSSTMTQPVALDPYDLPGPSFSSPGSFTPPSSDTPGPVRQSRSRRRARDETLTPEEEEKRRVRRERNKLAAAKCRNRRRELTDRLQSETDILEEEKAELEAEISELQKEKERLEFVLVAHQPGCKIPYQDQPPAPLPLPQPLPQTSPQAPSVSVVGLTVKEDSFYLPPAYSSHHHHHHHVPVTQPTQTHPAPAQQQQGMMQEVAFSSSFYGQGQPAPDGPCLVADGGGNPDAGSYIPSYTSSFVFTYPEGACGASANQRTSSSDQSSDSLNSPSLLAL from the exons ATGTATCAGGGGTTCCCCGGAGACCCCGACACCGGCTCCCGTGGAAGCTCATCTCCTTCTCTTGAATCTCAGTACCTGTCGTCCGTGGAATCCTTCGGGAGTCCGCCCACCACCAGCGCACCGCAA GAGTGTGTATCTGCCACTGGCGGGGTAGGGGTGGGTGGAGGGTCAACCGGCACCGGGGCAGGGGTGGACATGCCCAGCTCATTTGTACCCACAGTGACGGCCATCACCACCAGCCAGGATCTGCAGTGGATGGTGCAGCCCACTCTCATCTCCTCCGTGGCACCAGGGCAAAGCGCCTCGGGCTCCAGCACCATGACGCAGCCTGTTGCCCTGGATCCTTACGACCTGCCAGGCCCAAGCTTTTCATCCCCTGGAAGCTTCACCCCACCAAGCTCTGATACTCCTGGCCCAGTGCGACAATCTCGGAGCCGCCGTCGTGCACGGGATGAAACG CTGACCcctgaggaggaggagaagagaCGTGTGAGACGAGAGAGAAATAAACTGGCCGCCGCTAAGTGTAGGAACCGACGGCGTGAGCTCACAGACAGGTTACAGTCG GAGACAGACATATTGGAGGAGGAGAAGGCCGAGCTAGAGGCCGAAATATCCGAGCTGCAAAAGGAGAAGGAGCGTCTTGAGTTCGTCCTGGTCGCCCACCAACCTGGCTGCAAAATTCCATACCAGGACCAGCCCCCCGCACCACTGCCGCTGCCGCAGCCGCTGCCGCAGACGTCCCCACAGGCGCCTTCCGTCTCCGTGGTGGGTTTGACTGTGAAGGAGGACTCTTTCTACCTGCCGCCCGCCTACTCgtcccaccaccaccaccaccaccacgtCCCGGTTACACAGCCCACGCAGACACATCCGGCCCCAGCACAACAGCAGCAAGGGATGATGCAGGAGGTAGCCTTTTCTAGTTCTTTCTATGGGCAGGGCCAGCCGGCGCCGGACGGCCCGTGCCTTGTTGCCGACGGTGGCGGTAACCCTGACGCCGGCAGCTACATCCCCTCATacacatcttcatttgtgttcaccTACCCAGAGGGAGCCTGCGGGGCCAGCGCTAACCAGCGAACCAGCAGCAGCGATCAGTCCTCTGATTCCCTGAACTCACCCTCGCTTCTTGCACTTTGA
- the fosb gene encoding protein fosB isoform X1, translated as MQLFWKETKGILTKTQSKTCYGDIPFSPGTVGVSVSLGSTGEMYQGFPGDPDTGSRGSSSPSLESQYLSSVESFGSPPTTSAPQECVSATGGVGVGGGSTGTGAGVDMPSSFVPTVTAITTSQDLQWMVQPTLISSVAPGQSASGSSTMTQPVALDPYDLPGPSFSSPGSFTPPSSDTPGPVRQSRSRRRARDETLTPEEEEKRRVRRERNKLAAAKCRNRRRELTDRLQSETDILEEEKAELEAEISELQKEKERLEFVLVAHQPGCKIPYQDQPPAPLPLPQPLPQTSPQAPSVSVVGLTVKEDSFYLPPAYSSHHHHHHHVPVTQPTQTHPAPAQQQQGMMQEVAFSSSFYGQGQPAPDGPCLVADGGGNPDAGSYIPSYTSSFVFTYPEGACGASANQRTSSSDQSSDSLNSPSLLAL; from the exons ATGCAACTATTTTGGAAAGAGACTAAGGGCATCTTGACGAAGACTCAAAGTAAAACTTGTTACG GTGACATCCCGTTTTCGCCGGGCACAGTAGGTGTTTCGGTTTCTCTCGGCTCCACCGGGGAGATGTATCAGGGGTTCCCCGGAGACCCCGACACCGGCTCCCGTGGAAGCTCATCTCCTTCTCTTGAATCTCAGTACCTGTCGTCCGTGGAATCCTTCGGGAGTCCGCCCACCACCAGCGCACCGCAA GAGTGTGTATCTGCCACTGGCGGGGTAGGGGTGGGTGGAGGGTCAACCGGCACCGGGGCAGGGGTGGACATGCCCAGCTCATTTGTACCCACAGTGACGGCCATCACCACCAGCCAGGATCTGCAGTGGATGGTGCAGCCCACTCTCATCTCCTCCGTGGCACCAGGGCAAAGCGCCTCGGGCTCCAGCACCATGACGCAGCCTGTTGCCCTGGATCCTTACGACCTGCCAGGCCCAAGCTTTTCATCCCCTGGAAGCTTCACCCCACCAAGCTCTGATACTCCTGGCCCAGTGCGACAATCTCGGAGCCGCCGTCGTGCACGGGATGAAACG CTGACCcctgaggaggaggagaagagaCGTGTGAGACGAGAGAGAAATAAACTGGCCGCCGCTAAGTGTAGGAACCGACGGCGTGAGCTCACAGACAGGTTACAGTCG GAGACAGACATATTGGAGGAGGAGAAGGCCGAGCTAGAGGCCGAAATATCCGAGCTGCAAAAGGAGAAGGAGCGTCTTGAGTTCGTCCTGGTCGCCCACCAACCTGGCTGCAAAATTCCATACCAGGACCAGCCCCCCGCACCACTGCCGCTGCCGCAGCCGCTGCCGCAGACGTCCCCACAGGCGCCTTCCGTCTCCGTGGTGGGTTTGACTGTGAAGGAGGACTCTTTCTACCTGCCGCCCGCCTACTCgtcccaccaccaccaccaccaccacgtCCCGGTTACACAGCCCACGCAGACACATCCGGCCCCAGCACAACAGCAGCAAGGGATGATGCAGGAGGTAGCCTTTTCTAGTTCTTTCTATGGGCAGGGCCAGCCGGCGCCGGACGGCCCGTGCCTTGTTGCCGACGGTGGCGGTAACCCTGACGCCGGCAGCTACATCCCCTCATacacatcttcatttgtgttcaccTACCCAGAGGGAGCCTGCGGGGCCAGCGCTAACCAGCGAACCAGCAGCAGCGATCAGTCCTCTGATTCCCTGAACTCACCCTCGCTTCTTGCACTTTGA
- the fosb gene encoding protein fosB isoform X3 — MQLFWKETKGILTKTQSKTCYGDIPFSPGTVGVSVSLGSTGEMYQGFPGDPDTGSRGSSSPSLESQYLSSVESFGSPPTTSAPQECVSATGGVGVGGGSTGTGAGVDMPSSFVPTVTAITTSQDLQWMVQPTLISSVAPGQSASGSSTMTQPVALDPYDLPGPSFSSPGSFTPPSSDTPGPVRQSRSRRRARDETLTPEEEEKRRVRRERNKLAAAKCRNRRRELTDRLQSETDILEEEKAELEAEISELQKEKERLEFVLVAHQPGCKIPYQDQPPAPLPLPQPLPQTSPQAPSVSVVGLTVKEDSFYLPPAYSSHHHHHHHVPVTQPTQTHPAPAQQQQGMMQEREPAGPALTSEPAAAISPLIP, encoded by the exons ATGCAACTATTTTGGAAAGAGACTAAGGGCATCTTGACGAAGACTCAAAGTAAAACTTGTTACG GTGACATCCCGTTTTCGCCGGGCACAGTAGGTGTTTCGGTTTCTCTCGGCTCCACCGGGGAGATGTATCAGGGGTTCCCCGGAGACCCCGACACCGGCTCCCGTGGAAGCTCATCTCCTTCTCTTGAATCTCAGTACCTGTCGTCCGTGGAATCCTTCGGGAGTCCGCCCACCACCAGCGCACCGCAA GAGTGTGTATCTGCCACTGGCGGGGTAGGGGTGGGTGGAGGGTCAACCGGCACCGGGGCAGGGGTGGACATGCCCAGCTCATTTGTACCCACAGTGACGGCCATCACCACCAGCCAGGATCTGCAGTGGATGGTGCAGCCCACTCTCATCTCCTCCGTGGCACCAGGGCAAAGCGCCTCGGGCTCCAGCACCATGACGCAGCCTGTTGCCCTGGATCCTTACGACCTGCCAGGCCCAAGCTTTTCATCCCCTGGAAGCTTCACCCCACCAAGCTCTGATACTCCTGGCCCAGTGCGACAATCTCGGAGCCGCCGTCGTGCACGGGATGAAACG CTGACCcctgaggaggaggagaagagaCGTGTGAGACGAGAGAGAAATAAACTGGCCGCCGCTAAGTGTAGGAACCGACGGCGTGAGCTCACAGACAGGTTACAGTCG GAGACAGACATATTGGAGGAGGAGAAGGCCGAGCTAGAGGCCGAAATATCCGAGCTGCAAAAGGAGAAGGAGCGTCTTGAGTTCGTCCTGGTCGCCCACCAACCTGGCTGCAAAATTCCATACCAGGACCAGCCCCCCGCACCACTGCCGCTGCCGCAGCCGCTGCCGCAGACGTCCCCACAGGCGCCTTCCGTCTCCGTGGTGGGTTTGACTGTGAAGGAGGACTCTTTCTACCTGCCGCCCGCCTACTCgtcccaccaccaccaccaccaccacgtCCCGGTTACACAGCCCACGCAGACACATCCGGCCCCAGCACAACAGCAGCAAGGGATGATGCAGGAG AGGGAGCCTGCGGGGCCAGCGCTAACCAGCGAACCAGCAGCAGCGATCAGTCCTCTGATTCCCTGA